A section of the Humulus lupulus chromosome 2, drHumLupu1.1, whole genome shotgun sequence genome encodes:
- the LOC133818123 gene encoding probable LRR receptor-like serine/threonine-protein kinase At1g07650 isoform X1 — MDMIMLYWHNFDKTRAVKQLSVIFFFLLIAAVDYVASSPYSGSCSLDFKQSTPLFSSSCEGDWGGFLEKSCCGAAFSEYLYVLGQRANQTGKLFLNSTEQGSCLVLLTRFRGNISGCGIEKLVSGNGGCSDYSLDDVTNKLGDRVRSLNENCELTSSKGTWESSCDFCVKSWEDIRGMDSPSAKHEPVNIENEMCRFAVLVSIIGSRIEDVGYIRPIFTCLGGQTLNSGMFILKLYTKILFSNCFFQLVCVFCIIKEREDIKHSKKNSIRKGVWILIGFLIGVVMMVLVAACFLYRRYFKSNLPSKNHVFRDVLTKEPACRKVPVKEVYAATNNLCESNVIGEGTAGKVYKGILSNKQPVAIKHIINDEDVETFVRELTSLAHIRHPNLVALLGCCVRKDDGFLIYELCPNGNLSEWLFGRDKVLSWIQRLEIAIDCARALWFLHSCPEGCIVHRDIKPTNILLGKHFEAKLSDFGLSKVMSLGESFVCSEVRGTFGYVDPDYQSNHRVKSSGDVYSFGVVLLQIISGKRVINMKLRRPMPLNKMAKVLSRDGKITEFADPKLEGAYSAEAFVLVLELALSCTALKTQRPSMEQIVSKLEGALDKSTRAKVSTPETTQQRNA; from the exons ATGGATATGATTATGCTATATTGGCATAACTTTGATAAGACTAGGGCTGTAAAACAACTTAGTGttatcttcttcttccttctaaTCGCTGCAGTTGACTATGTCGCCTCTTCACCTTATTCAGGCAGCTGCAGCCTTGATTTTAAACAATCAACACCTTTATTTAGTTCAAGTTGTGAAGGAGATTGGGGAGGGTTTCTAGAGAAAAGCTGTTGTGGAGCAGCATTTAGTGAGTACCTTTATGTATTAGGCCAAAGAGCAAATCAAACTGGAAAACTATTTCTGAATTCCACTGAGCAAGGAAGTTGTCTCGTTTTGCTTACAAGGTTTCGCGGAAACATCTCTGGTTGTGGGATTGAGAAGCTAGTTAGTGGGAATGGTGGCTGTTCTGACTACTCTCTTGATGatgttaccaataaattgggAGATAGAGTTAGAAGTTTAAATGAAAACTGTGAACTTACAAGTTCTAAAGGAACCTGGGAGAGTTCTTGTGATTTTTGTGTGAAGAGCTGGGAAGACATTAGGGGAATGGATTCACCATCTGCAAAACATGAGCCTGTTAACATTGAAAATGAAATGTGTAGGTTCGCGGTTTTGGTGTCGATTATTGGTAGCAGGATTGAAGATGTTGGATATATCAGACCCATTTTCACATGCCTTGGGGGACAAACACTCAACTCTGGTATGTTTATCTTGAAACTTTACACAAAAATATTGTTTTCAAATTGTTTTTTTCAGCTGGTCTGTGTTTTTTGCAtaataaaagaaagggaagaCATAAAGCATAGTAAGAAGAATAGCATTAGAAAAG GTGTATGGATTCTGATTGGTTTCCTAATAGGAGTTGTAATGATGGTATTGGTTGCTGCATGCTTCCTGTATAGAAGATACTTTAAATCAAACCTCCCATCCAAAAACCATG TGTTCAGGGATGTCCTTACAAAAGAGCCTGCTTGCCGAAAAGTACCTGTCAAGGAAGTGTATGCTGCAACAAACAATCTCTGTGAATCAAATGTAATTGGTGAAGGAACTGCAG GAAAGGTCTACAAAGGGATACTGTCAAATAAGCAACCCGTAGCAATTAAGCACATCATTAATGATGAAGATGTTGAAACATTTGTCAGGGAACTTACTAGCTTAGCACATATAAGACACCCGAACCTTGTAGCTTTGCTTGGTTGCTGTgtaaggaaagatgatggcttcCTTATTTATGAGCTTTGTCCAAATGGGAACCTCTCTGAATGGCTTTTTG GAAGAGATAAGGTCCTGTCATGGATTCAAAGGCTTGAGATTGCAATTGATTGCGCTAGAGCCTTATGGTTCCTCCATTCATGTCCAGAAGGCTGCATTGTCCACCGTGATATCAAG CCAACAAACATTCTTCTGGGGAAACATTTTGAAGCAAAGCTATCGGACTTCGGACTGTCCAAGGTTATGAGCCTCGGAGAAAGCTTTGTGTGTTCTGAAGTGAGAGGAACTTTTGGTTATGTTGATCCTGACTACCAAAGCAACCACCGAGTCAAATCATCAGGAGATGTATACAGTTTTGGAGTTGTACTTCTTCAGATCATCTCAGGCAAGAGAGTTATCAACATGAAACTGCGAAGACCAATGCCATTGAACAAAATG GCGAAAGTACTAAGCAGAGATGGTAAAATTACTGAATTTGCTGATCCTAAACTAGAAGGAGCATACTCAGCTGAAGCTTTTGTCCTTGTACTTGAGCTGGCTTTGTCATGCACAGCACTCAAAACACAACGTCCCTCCATGGAACAGATTGTTTCAAAGTTAGAAGGGGCCCTTGACAAGTCAACAAGAGCCAAGGTCTCAACTCCTGAAACCACACAACAAAGAAATGCTTGA
- the LOC133818123 gene encoding nodulation receptor kinase-like isoform X3, with translation MDMIMLYWHNFDKTRAVKQLSVIFFFLLIAAVDYVASSPYSGSCSLDFKQSTPLFSSSCEGDWGGFLEKSCCGAAFSEYLYVLGQRANQTGKLFLNSTEQGSCLVLLTRFRGNISGCGIEKLVSGNGGCSDYSLDDVTNKLGDRVRSLNENCELTSSKGTWESSCDFCVKSWEDIRGMDSPSAKHEPVNIENEMCRFAVLVSIIGSRIEDVGYIRPIFTCLGGQTLNSGVWILIGFLIGVVMMVLVAACFLYRRYFKSNLPSKNHVFRDVLTKEPACRKVPVKEVYAATNNLCESNVIGEGTAGKVYKGILSNKQPVAIKHIINDEDVETFVRELTSLAHIRHPNLVALLGCCVRKDDGFLIYELCPNGNLSEWLFGRDKVLSWIQRLEIAIDCARALWFLHSCPEGCIVHRDIKPTNILLGKHFEAKLSDFGLSKVMSLGESFVCSEVRGTFGYVDPDYQSNHRVKSSGDVYSFGVVLLQIISGKRVINMKLRRPMPLNKMAKVLSRDGKITEFADPKLEGAYSAEAFVLVLELALSCTALKTQRPSMEQIVSKLEGALDKSTRAKVSTPETTQQRNA, from the exons ATGGATATGATTATGCTATATTGGCATAACTTTGATAAGACTAGGGCTGTAAAACAACTTAGTGttatcttcttcttccttctaaTCGCTGCAGTTGACTATGTCGCCTCTTCACCTTATTCAGGCAGCTGCAGCCTTGATTTTAAACAATCAACACCTTTATTTAGTTCAAGTTGTGAAGGAGATTGGGGAGGGTTTCTAGAGAAAAGCTGTTGTGGAGCAGCATTTAGTGAGTACCTTTATGTATTAGGCCAAAGAGCAAATCAAACTGGAAAACTATTTCTGAATTCCACTGAGCAAGGAAGTTGTCTCGTTTTGCTTACAAGGTTTCGCGGAAACATCTCTGGTTGTGGGATTGAGAAGCTAGTTAGTGGGAATGGTGGCTGTTCTGACTACTCTCTTGATGatgttaccaataaattgggAGATAGAGTTAGAAGTTTAAATGAAAACTGTGAACTTACAAGTTCTAAAGGAACCTGGGAGAGTTCTTGTGATTTTTGTGTGAAGAGCTGGGAAGACATTAGGGGAATGGATTCACCATCTGCAAAACATGAGCCTGTTAACATTGAAAATGAAATGTGTAGGTTCGCGGTTTTGGTGTCGATTATTGGTAGCAGGATTGAAGATGTTGGATATATCAGACCCATTTTCACATGCCTTGGGGGACAAACACTCAACTCTG GTGTATGGATTCTGATTGGTTTCCTAATAGGAGTTGTAATGATGGTATTGGTTGCTGCATGCTTCCTGTATAGAAGATACTTTAAATCAAACCTCCCATCCAAAAACCATG TGTTCAGGGATGTCCTTACAAAAGAGCCTGCTTGCCGAAAAGTACCTGTCAAGGAAGTGTATGCTGCAACAAACAATCTCTGTGAATCAAATGTAATTGGTGAAGGAACTGCAG GAAAGGTCTACAAAGGGATACTGTCAAATAAGCAACCCGTAGCAATTAAGCACATCATTAATGATGAAGATGTTGAAACATTTGTCAGGGAACTTACTAGCTTAGCACATATAAGACACCCGAACCTTGTAGCTTTGCTTGGTTGCTGTgtaaggaaagatgatggcttcCTTATTTATGAGCTTTGTCCAAATGGGAACCTCTCTGAATGGCTTTTTG GAAGAGATAAGGTCCTGTCATGGATTCAAAGGCTTGAGATTGCAATTGATTGCGCTAGAGCCTTATGGTTCCTCCATTCATGTCCAGAAGGCTGCATTGTCCACCGTGATATCAAG CCAACAAACATTCTTCTGGGGAAACATTTTGAAGCAAAGCTATCGGACTTCGGACTGTCCAAGGTTATGAGCCTCGGAGAAAGCTTTGTGTGTTCTGAAGTGAGAGGAACTTTTGGTTATGTTGATCCTGACTACCAAAGCAACCACCGAGTCAAATCATCAGGAGATGTATACAGTTTTGGAGTTGTACTTCTTCAGATCATCTCAGGCAAGAGAGTTATCAACATGAAACTGCGAAGACCAATGCCATTGAACAAAATG GCGAAAGTACTAAGCAGAGATGGTAAAATTACTGAATTTGCTGATCCTAAACTAGAAGGAGCATACTCAGCTGAAGCTTTTGTCCTTGTACTTGAGCTGGCTTTGTCATGCACAGCACTCAAAACACAACGTCCCTCCATGGAACAGATTGTTTCAAAGTTAGAAGGGGCCCTTGACAAGTCAACAAGAGCCAAGGTCTCAACTCCTGAAACCACACAACAAAGAAATGCTTGA
- the LOC133818123 gene encoding probable LRR receptor-like serine/threonine-protein kinase At1g07650 isoform X2: MDMIMLYWHNFDKTRAVKQLSVIFFFLLIAAVDYVASSPYSGSCSLDFKQSTPLFSSSCEGDWGGFLEKSCCGAAFSEYLYVLGQRANQTGKLFLNSTEQGSCLVLLTRFRGNISGCGIEKLVSGNGGCSDYSLDDVTNKLGDRVRSLNENCELTSSKGTWESSCDFCVKSWEDIRGMDSPSAKHEPVNIENEMCRFAVLVSIIGSRIEDVGYIRPIFTCLGGQTLNSEREDIKHSKKNSIRKGVWILIGFLIGVVMMVLVAACFLYRRYFKSNLPSKNHVFRDVLTKEPACRKVPVKEVYAATNNLCESNVIGEGTAGKVYKGILSNKQPVAIKHIINDEDVETFVRELTSLAHIRHPNLVALLGCCVRKDDGFLIYELCPNGNLSEWLFGRDKVLSWIQRLEIAIDCARALWFLHSCPEGCIVHRDIKPTNILLGKHFEAKLSDFGLSKVMSLGESFVCSEVRGTFGYVDPDYQSNHRVKSSGDVYSFGVVLLQIISGKRVINMKLRRPMPLNKMAKVLSRDGKITEFADPKLEGAYSAEAFVLVLELALSCTALKTQRPSMEQIVSKLEGALDKSTRAKVSTPETTQQRNA, from the exons ATGGATATGATTATGCTATATTGGCATAACTTTGATAAGACTAGGGCTGTAAAACAACTTAGTGttatcttcttcttccttctaaTCGCTGCAGTTGACTATGTCGCCTCTTCACCTTATTCAGGCAGCTGCAGCCTTGATTTTAAACAATCAACACCTTTATTTAGTTCAAGTTGTGAAGGAGATTGGGGAGGGTTTCTAGAGAAAAGCTGTTGTGGAGCAGCATTTAGTGAGTACCTTTATGTATTAGGCCAAAGAGCAAATCAAACTGGAAAACTATTTCTGAATTCCACTGAGCAAGGAAGTTGTCTCGTTTTGCTTACAAGGTTTCGCGGAAACATCTCTGGTTGTGGGATTGAGAAGCTAGTTAGTGGGAATGGTGGCTGTTCTGACTACTCTCTTGATGatgttaccaataaattgggAGATAGAGTTAGAAGTTTAAATGAAAACTGTGAACTTACAAGTTCTAAAGGAACCTGGGAGAGTTCTTGTGATTTTTGTGTGAAGAGCTGGGAAGACATTAGGGGAATGGATTCACCATCTGCAAAACATGAGCCTGTTAACATTGAAAATGAAATGTGTAGGTTCGCGGTTTTGGTGTCGATTATTGGTAGCAGGATTGAAGATGTTGGATATATCAGACCCATTTTCACATGCCTTGGGGGACAAACACTCAACTCTG aaagggaagaCATAAAGCATAGTAAGAAGAATAGCATTAGAAAAG GTGTATGGATTCTGATTGGTTTCCTAATAGGAGTTGTAATGATGGTATTGGTTGCTGCATGCTTCCTGTATAGAAGATACTTTAAATCAAACCTCCCATCCAAAAACCATG TGTTCAGGGATGTCCTTACAAAAGAGCCTGCTTGCCGAAAAGTACCTGTCAAGGAAGTGTATGCTGCAACAAACAATCTCTGTGAATCAAATGTAATTGGTGAAGGAACTGCAG GAAAGGTCTACAAAGGGATACTGTCAAATAAGCAACCCGTAGCAATTAAGCACATCATTAATGATGAAGATGTTGAAACATTTGTCAGGGAACTTACTAGCTTAGCACATATAAGACACCCGAACCTTGTAGCTTTGCTTGGTTGCTGTgtaaggaaagatgatggcttcCTTATTTATGAGCTTTGTCCAAATGGGAACCTCTCTGAATGGCTTTTTG GAAGAGATAAGGTCCTGTCATGGATTCAAAGGCTTGAGATTGCAATTGATTGCGCTAGAGCCTTATGGTTCCTCCATTCATGTCCAGAAGGCTGCATTGTCCACCGTGATATCAAG CCAACAAACATTCTTCTGGGGAAACATTTTGAAGCAAAGCTATCGGACTTCGGACTGTCCAAGGTTATGAGCCTCGGAGAAAGCTTTGTGTGTTCTGAAGTGAGAGGAACTTTTGGTTATGTTGATCCTGACTACCAAAGCAACCACCGAGTCAAATCATCAGGAGATGTATACAGTTTTGGAGTTGTACTTCTTCAGATCATCTCAGGCAAGAGAGTTATCAACATGAAACTGCGAAGACCAATGCCATTGAACAAAATG GCGAAAGTACTAAGCAGAGATGGTAAAATTACTGAATTTGCTGATCCTAAACTAGAAGGAGCATACTCAGCTGAAGCTTTTGTCCTTGTACTTGAGCTGGCTTTGTCATGCACAGCACTCAAAACACAACGTCCCTCCATGGAACAGATTGTTTCAAAGTTAGAAGGGGCCCTTGACAAGTCAACAAGAGCCAAGGTCTCAACTCCTGAAACCACACAACAAAGAAATGCTTGA